In Leptospiraceae bacterium, one DNA window encodes the following:
- a CDS encoding restriction endonuclease subunit S: MSQLEITTLGKSCEFFNGKAHEKSIDENGKYIVVNSKFISQEGRVVKRTKEQMFPLYKGDIVMVMSDVPNGKALAKCFIIDKDDIYSLNQRICCIRSKEFDTKYLYYQLNRHEHFLAFNNGENQTNLRKDDILACPLIKPSMEEQKRMVAELDNAYSMINAVCNNLEVNYQNSKELFRSELNKLFTTKNEHWIEKELAEISKINYGYTEKASSQPIGPKYLRITDIQENGVDWETVPYCKCSDEDYTKYALETGDIVFARTGATTGKSYLLENPPIGVFASYLIRLKINSKDVILPKLIYYFFQSGIYWKEINEGITGAAQGGFNASKLGKMKISFPISTNEQKQIIDRLDQLFIITKTLGEKYTSKLESVEELKSGVLKRAFENELIEAE; encoded by the coding sequence ATGAGCCAATTAGAAATAACCACTTTAGGAAAATCGTGTGAGTTTTTCAATGGTAAAGCCCATGAAAAGAGCATTGACGAAAATGGAAAATACATTGTAGTCAATTCAAAATTCATTTCGCAAGAAGGTAGAGTTGTAAAACGCACTAAAGAACAAATGTTCCCATTATACAAAGGTGACATAGTAATGGTAATGAGTGATGTGCCCAATGGCAAAGCATTAGCAAAGTGTTTTATCATTGACAAAGACGACATCTATTCTTTGAACCAGCGTATTTGTTGCATACGAAGCAAAGAGTTTGACACAAAGTATCTGTATTACCAACTCAACCGACACGAACACTTTTTAGCTTTCAACAACGGAGAAAACCAAACCAACTTACGAAAAGACGATATTCTTGCTTGTCCATTGATTAAGCCTTCAATGGAAGAACAGAAAAGAATGGTTGCAGAATTAGATAATGCATATTCTATGATAAATGCAGTATGTAATAATCTTGAAGTCAACTATCAAAATTCCAAAGAACTTTTTAGAAGTGAGTTAAACAAACTTTTCACCACAAAAAATGAACATTGGATTGAGAAGGAACTTGCTGAAATTTCAAAAATAAATTACGGATATACAGAAAAGGCATCAAGCCAACCAATCGGCCCAAAATACCTTAGAATAACAGACATACAAGAAAATGGAGTTGATTGGGAGACTGTTCCCTATTGTAAATGTTCTGATGAAGATTATACAAAATATGCGTTGGAAACGGGTGACATTGTTTTTGCCCGAACAGGTGCAACTACTGGTAAAAGTTATTTGTTGGAAAATCCGCCAATTGGTGTTTTCGCATCATATCTTATTCGGTTAAAGATAAATTCCAAGGATGTAATTCTGCCAAAACTTATTTATTACTTTTTTCAGTCTGGTATTTATTGGAAAGAAATTAATGAAGGAATAACAGGTGCTGCTCAAGGTGGATTTAATGCAAGTAAGTTAGGTAAAATGAAAATTTCATTCCCTATCTCTACAAATGAACAAAAACAAATCATTGATAGACTTGACCAATTATTCATAATCACTAAAACACTTGGTGAAAAATACACTTCAAAACTTGAATCAGTTGAAGAATTAAAATCAGGTGTTTTAAAACGAGCCTTTGAAAACGAATTAATAGAAGCAGAATAA
- a CDS encoding N-6 DNA methylase: protein MFEQTFKNIDDILYKDAGADSELDYIEQTSWVLFLRYLDQLESEKADEAALEGKEYQYILDEQYRWPNWAMPLRQAQRPSPKSRMKDGELAELDHHKAMTGPDLVQFVDLKLFPYLASFKQKAIDNPKSIEYKIGEIFSELNNKIKSGYNLREIIEMTDELPFGSSKDKHELSHLYETKIKNMGNAGRNGGQYYTPRPLIRAIIEVLNPQVGEKIYDAACGSAGFLCEAYAYMYDRMEKNTANLKTLQENTLYGKEKKNLAYIIGVMNMILHGIEAPNIIHTNTLTENIRDIQEKDRYNVILANPPFGGKERKEVQQNFDIKTSETASLFLQHFIKSLKAGGRAGIVIKNTFLSNADNASVSLRKHLLESCNLHTILDMPAGTFLGAGVKTVVLFFTKGEPTKKIWYYQCVPGRSLGKTSPLNDDDLKEFKELQKTLADSDKSWSVDVSAISTANYDLSVKNPNGKVEQTFRSMDEILAEMEALDEETIEILNGIKDMFS, encoded by the coding sequence ATGTTTGAACAGACTTTTAAAAATATAGACGACATACTTTACAAGGACGCAGGTGCAGACAGCGAACTGGACTACATTGAACAAACTTCTTGGGTTTTGTTCTTGCGTTACCTTGACCAATTGGAAAGTGAAAAAGCGGACGAAGCTGCTTTGGAAGGAAAAGAATATCAATACATTTTGGACGAGCAATACCGTTGGCCAAATTGGGCAATGCCTCTTCGACAGGCTCAGAGGCCGTCACCAAAATCCAGAATGAAGGACGGTGAGCTTGCCGAACTGGACCACCATAAAGCCATGACTGGACCTGACTTAGTGCAGTTTGTGGACTTGAAATTGTTTCCTTATTTGGCAAGCTTCAAGCAGAAGGCAATTGACAACCCGAAATCTATTGAATATAAAATCGGTGAAATTTTTAGTGAACTCAACAACAAAATAAAGAGTGGCTACAATCTTCGTGAGATTATTGAAATGACTGATGAACTGCCTTTCGGTAGTTCTAAAGACAAGCACGAACTCAGCCACTTGTATGAAACGAAAATCAAAAACATGGGAAATGCTGGTCGCAATGGCGGCCAGTATTATACACCACGACCTTTGATTCGTGCCATTATTGAAGTGCTGAATCCACAAGTTGGCGAAAAGATTTATGATGCTGCTTGCGGAAGTGCGGGCTTCTTGTGCGAAGCATACGCATACATGTATGACCGCATGGAGAAAAACACAGCCAACCTAAAAACCTTACAGGAAAACACACTTTACGGAAAAGAGAAAAAGAATTTGGCTTATATCATTGGTGTGATGAACATGATTTTGCACGGCATTGAAGCCCCAAACATCATTCACACCAATACGCTGACCGAGAATATCAGAGACATTCAGGAGAAAGACCGTTACAATGTAATTCTTGCCAATCCACCATTTGGCGGAAAGGAAAGGAAAGAAGTTCAACAAAACTTCGACATCAAAACCAGTGAAACGGCTTCCTTATTCTTACAGCATTTTATCAAAAGTTTGAAAGCAGGCGGACGAGCAGGTATTGTAATCAAAAATACTTTTTTGAGCAATGCCGACAATGCTTCTGTTTCATTGCGAAAACATTTATTGGAAAGTTGCAACTTGCACACCATTTTGGATATGCCCGCAGGAACGTTTTTGGGTGCAGGAGTAAAAACTGTTGTGTTATTTTTTACAAAAGGTGAGCCGACCAAAAAGATTTGGTATTACCAATGTGTGCCGGGCAGAAGTTTGGGTAAAACTTCTCCTTTGAATGATGATGATTTGAAAGAATTTAAGGAACTGCAAAAGACCTTAGCAGATTCTGATAAATCTTGGTCAGTAGATGTTTCAGCAATAAGCACAGCTAATTATGATTTGAGTGTAAAAAATCCAAATGGAAAAGTGGAGCAAACGTTCCGTTCTATGGATGAGATATTGGCAGAGATGGAAGCATTGGACGAAGAAACAATCGAAATTTTGAACGGAATAAAAGATATGTTTTCATGA
- a CDS encoding AraC family transcriptional regulator, giving the protein MMIRLALTFILLSFVSRLFAVSPDQTNLGILILENKINFKFINVCVSNLAPPLPPEEVSKDANGQETKTQKKNLDHIYFQELMKANQMDFNGNMWYLQSNYKLAYRQLRGAQGQLKNIFQFTLEKYNDSARILLEATAPMIIRSNDAIAKHLLKLGFRDLKNAEDFYTTGLNSAPHQYRYKLLQYSEGLKTARRARRYALLAMIAAKTPDEDKLEYKFRSLDDLKKTVVEESIKDYDRIRHTLRNYIDNKFLEEKVVSPTDPKSPPINILEVHDDNYGYITNNRLSLLEESNMTIKKDDAKQRDSVPVRPDQLKEDEKK; this is encoded by the coding sequence ATGATGATACGCCTTGCACTTACATTTATTCTACTTAGCTTTGTAAGCCGGTTATTTGCAGTATCTCCGGATCAGACAAATCTTGGCATACTGATTTTAGAAAATAAAATTAATTTTAAGTTTATCAATGTATGCGTTAGTAATCTTGCGCCACCCTTACCGCCTGAAGAGGTTTCCAAAGATGCCAATGGTCAAGAGACTAAAACTCAAAAAAAGAACTTAGACCATATTTATTTTCAAGAATTGATGAAAGCAAATCAAATGGACTTTAACGGAAATATGTGGTATCTCCAGAGTAATTATAAATTGGCGTATAGACAATTGCGAGGGGCACAAGGGCAATTAAAAAATATATTTCAATTTACACTTGAAAAGTATAATGATTCGGCGAGGATATTATTGGAAGCCACTGCACCAATGATTATTCGAAGTAATGATGCGATAGCAAAGCACCTGTTGAAGTTGGGATTTAGAGATTTAAAGAATGCGGAAGATTTTTATACTACAGGCTTGAATTCTGCACCTCATCAATATAGATATAAGTTACTGCAATACAGCGAAGGATTAAAAACTGCTCGCAGAGCAAGACGTTATGCGCTACTTGCAATGATTGCAGCAAAGACTCCCGATGAAGATAAGTTGGAATATAAATTTAGAAGTTTAGACGATCTAAAAAAGACTGTGGTAGAGGAAAGCATAAAAGATTATGACAGGATAAGGCATACTCTTCGTAATTATATAGATAATAAATTTCTTGAAGAAAAAGTTGTGTCTCCTACTGATCCAAAGTCTCCTCCGATTAATATTCTTGAGGTTCACGATGATAATTATGGATACATTACTAATAATAGGTTGTCCTTGCTCGAAGAAAGCAATATGACTATTAAAAAAGACGATGCAAAACAAAGAGATTCCGTGCCTGTTCGTCCAGATCAATTAAAAGAAGATGAAAAAAAATAG
- a CDS encoding lamin tail domain-containing protein yields the protein MKKITTLFCFISFLILTCKEKKSSESYLNLSRSEYFYFNYGSRSETSNLQTNKSRVFFEPEIRESEFEVCIHSHPIELELSEWGPVSKFCFVPSNNTSENLKSAISDLRNSDSSKIFLESSLQTKEGIAELKFYNSNEIAEIAISSEENILLIGDKKLHDKIFRNPTFKPIKFYSKYSKSENNYETSYSARYPTYILDENGLTVFFPPNNLDISSDSEMYIGIFFSTENTMLINAFTAFINTIPVQNENFRNTCTNLSPELTELANFSNFPLKRFLEFKNPNIEKAICLTYFSINNQSNKTEFENTSGFMLPGSVKLIIEADSKLEGIQKKEFSWSDIKDKSTIEFTTKQTNFEWSLPEKLEMNFESDFFSIRNDGIFHCNTSPILYKKSANICSSPGSEIYFETTDISNCDPEKFFLTEINFGGVQIDNTLSSKGNFIELQYTGEVCDISFMKIINGKSHTPLSVKNQNITTNQTFLIGHSDIFQNLTNLIKRDLSSLSPYSSVSISNGIKEKVLFKAIEKETILINKNASGETHSIILEDNSFQFHPPFTSSYLRPDSKRQNTMSPGEIHNKYRNTIYSKINEINPFGSYKDGMSITKDKFIEFYSTGNGTLSLEIIGESNYQKIIFPVIDKEKFSYIAKDKPECFSEAGLIQSPSFRLNSENLRLILKDFSNNKVLDEVVFQPAKGHGLNSNSPKLRRSYTRTGYLNQFKNSTKDTESGVFYSCLEETEMSPGKENFFFPYLVLQNNFLGSRDYLIIKPKNYKFSFLNIRQYTAEPFSEFNSEISITPSYEFEPITIFQGNTLSERGMIYQSIGNSEEIKIIPREGIFIQAILPDPSNSQNEWILLCNYSDTDKDLTNFEIEDESATDKITSYFKRKKINLPSGLDDAFFYGNTTILKSNQCGYLIDPDAYNIFLRPFGITPTNIFTIDSTSAIGNGISNNEKVDLYEITPTSRVHIHSYGNKRSHSPFSINSKKDEVILLLPKKSGETAEDYEIQLWQ from the coding sequence ATGAAAAAAATAACTACTTTATTCTGTTTTATTTCATTCCTGATTTTGACCTGCAAAGAGAAAAAGTCAAGCGAATCCTACTTGAATTTATCCAGATCAGAATATTTTTACTTCAACTATGGTTCAAGAAGTGAGACTTCAAATTTACAAACAAATAAAAGCAGGGTGTTTTTTGAACCGGAAATCAGAGAATCCGAATTTGAAGTGTGTATTCATTCTCACCCTATAGAATTAGAATTATCAGAGTGGGGGCCTGTTTCCAAGTTTTGCTTTGTTCCAAGTAACAATACTTCAGAAAACTTAAAATCTGCAATTTCTGATTTAAGAAATTCAGACTCCTCTAAAATATTTTTAGAGAGCAGTTTGCAGACAAAGGAAGGCATAGCAGAATTAAAATTTTATAACTCAAATGAGATAGCTGAAATCGCAATCTCTTCAGAAGAAAATATACTTCTAATCGGAGACAAAAAATTACACGATAAAATTTTTCGTAATCCTACTTTTAAACCTATAAAATTCTATTCTAAATATTCCAAATCCGAAAATAACTATGAAACAAGCTATTCTGCAAGGTATCCTACTTATATTTTGGATGAGAACGGACTCACTGTCTTTTTTCCACCAAACAATCTTGATATTTCTTCTGATAGTGAAATGTATATCGGAATATTTTTTTCTACAGAAAATACAATGCTTATAAATGCATTCACTGCTTTTATAAACACTATTCCGGTTCAAAATGAAAATTTCAGAAATACATGTACAAACCTATCTCCAGAGCTTACCGAGCTTGCTAATTTTTCTAATTTTCCATTAAAGCGATTTTTAGAATTTAAAAATCCAAATATTGAGAAAGCAATATGCCTAACGTATTTTTCAATCAATAATCAAAGTAATAAAACAGAGTTTGAAAATACTTCAGGATTTATGCTGCCTGGATCGGTAAAATTAATCATAGAAGCAGACTCTAAATTAGAAGGAATTCAGAAAAAAGAATTTTCTTGGTCTGATATAAAAGATAAAAGCACAATCGAATTTACAACCAAACAAACAAACTTTGAATGGTCTCTTCCTGAGAAATTAGAGATGAATTTCGAATCTGATTTTTTTAGCATTAGAAATGACGGGATATTCCATTGCAACACTTCACCGATTCTTTACAAGAAAAGTGCCAACATTTGCTCAAGCCCCGGTTCAGAAATATATTTTGAAACCACTGATATTTCAAACTGTGATCCGGAGAAATTCTTTCTTACAGAAATAAATTTTGGTGGTGTGCAAATTGATAACACGCTATCAAGCAAGGGCAATTTTATTGAATTACAATACACGGGCGAAGTATGCGATATTTCTTTTATGAAAATTATCAATGGGAAAAGCCATACCCCACTTTCTGTAAAAAATCAAAACATTACAACGAATCAGACCTTCCTTATAGGACACTCAGATATTTTCCAGAATTTAACTAATTTGATAAAAAGAGACCTTAGCAGCCTGTCTCCTTATTCTTCTGTCTCAATATCCAACGGAATAAAAGAGAAAGTTTTATTCAAAGCCATAGAAAAAGAAACTATCTTAATAAACAAAAATGCGTCAGGCGAAACCCATTCGATAATTCTTGAAGATAATTCGTTTCAGTTTCATCCTCCGTTTACATCTTCTTACCTAAGGCCTGATTCCAAAAGACAAAATACAATGAGCCCGGGGGAGATACACAACAAATATAGAAATACAATTTACTCTAAAATAAACGAAATAAACCCTTTTGGCTCGTATAAGGATGGAATGTCTATCACAAAAGATAAATTTATAGAATTCTATTCTACGGGAAACGGAACTTTAAGTTTAGAAATAATTGGAGAATCGAACTATCAAAAGATAATTTTTCCGGTCATTGACAAGGAAAAATTCAGCTATATTGCAAAAGACAAGCCTGAGTGTTTTTCAGAGGCCGGGTTGATACAAAGTCCATCATTCAGATTAAATTCAGAAAACCTACGACTAATACTAAAAGATTTTTCAAATAACAAAGTACTGGATGAAGTTGTATTTCAACCTGCAAAAGGGCACGGACTGAATTCGAACTCACCCAAGTTAAGAAGGAGTTACACCCGAACCGGATATTTGAATCAATTTAAAAATAGTACAAAAGATACTGAAAGTGGAGTGTTCTACTCTTGCCTTGAAGAAACAGAAATGAGTCCGGGAAAAGAAAATTTTTTCTTTCCCTATCTCGTATTACAAAATAATTTTCTTGGCTCAAGAGACTATTTGATTATAAAACCAAAAAATTATAAATTTTCTTTTCTGAATATTCGACAATATACGGCTGAGCCTTTCAGCGAATTTAATTCAGAAATAAGTATTACACCAAGTTATGAGTTTGAGCCAATAACAATATTTCAAGGAAACACTCTTAGCGAAAGGGGGATGATTTATCAGTCTATCGGAAACTCGGAGGAGATTAAAATAATTCCACGAGAAGGAATTTTTATACAAGCAATCCTACCTGATCCAAGTAACTCTCAAAATGAATGGATTTTGCTTTGCAATTATTCAGATACAGATAAAGACCTGACAAATTTTGAAATAGAAGACGAATCTGCAACCGACAAAATCACATCCTACTTCAAAAGAAAAAAAATAAATCTGCCATCGGGCTTGGATGACGCATTCTTTTATGGCAATACTACTATTTTAAAATCCAATCAATGTGGGTACTTAATCGATCCAGATGCCTACAATATTTTCTTAAGGCCTTTTGGTATTACTCCTACTAATATTTTTACCATAGACTCAACTTCTGCAATTGGAAATGGAATATCGAATAATGAAAAAGTAGATCTATACGAAATCACTCCAACTTCAAGAGTGCATATTCACTCCTATGGGAATAAACGCTCTCACTCACCTTTTAGCATCAACTCGAAAAAAGATGAAGTGATACTTTTACTTCCTAAAAAAAGTGGGGAAACCGCAGAGGATTACGAGATTCAATTATGGCAATAA